The Spirochaetota bacterium genomic interval TACAAATTTGATAACACCGCTTACGCTGGAGAATCTTTCCGGTAATCCTGTATATACAGATAGCTTCGCAGTCGTTAGAAGGGATATGGCTCACATAGAATTGAAGGAGAACGCCTCCCTCATGCTAGTGGCCCCTGCAACTGCAAATATTATAGGTAAATTCGCAAATGGGATAGCAGATGACCTTTTGAGCACAACATTTTTATCAGTAACCTGTCCTGTTGTAATTGCTCCAGCCATGAATCCCAATATGTGGAATCATCCTGCCACTCAGAGGAATATACAGAGACTCAAATCATGGGATATAGTATTTGTTGAGCCAGAAATTGGCGAGGCGCTCTGTGGTGATGAGGGTAGGGGCAAGCTTGCAGATATACAAAAGATATTTGAGGTTTCAGTTGGAGCCATTAAGGGATAGAAAGATTATTGTTACCGGAGGCCCAACCCGTGAGTGGCTTGACACC includes:
- a CDS encoding flavoprotein, encoding MMKKKVILGISSSISAYKACDLIRLFVKADYSLYAVLTERATNLITPLTLENLSGNPVYTDSFAVVRRDMAHIELKENASLMLVAPATANIIGKFANGIADDLLSTTFLSVTCPVVIAPAMNPNMWNHPATQRNIQRLKSWDIVFVEPEIGEALCGDEGRGKLADIQKIFEVSVGAIKG